A part of Micromonospora chersina genomic DNA contains:
- the folE gene encoding GTP cyclohydrolase I FolE: MQHQRPRRDPAAAERAAAEFLAALGVDLSADGLADTPGRMARAYAELLTPREFQLTTFANDEGYDELVLARAIPIRSLCEHHLLPFVGVAHVGYLPGERILGLSKLARVVELFAHGPQVQERLTKQIADWLTGQLRPRGVGVVIEAEHLCMTLRGVQAVGSSTITSTLLGTLRDDHRSRAEFFTLAGVGPR, encoded by the coding sequence GTGCAGCACCAGCGTCCGCGTCGCGATCCGGCCGCCGCGGAACGGGCGGCGGCGGAATTCCTGGCCGCGCTCGGCGTGGACCTCTCCGCCGACGGGCTCGCCGACACCCCGGGGCGGATGGCCCGCGCCTACGCCGAACTGCTCACCCCGCGCGAGTTCCAGCTGACCACCTTCGCCAACGACGAGGGCTACGACGAGCTGGTGCTCGCCCGGGCCATCCCGATCCGGTCGCTCTGCGAACACCACCTGCTGCCGTTCGTCGGCGTCGCGCACGTCGGCTACCTGCCCGGCGAGCGCATCCTGGGGCTGTCCAAACTGGCCCGGGTGGTCGAGCTGTTCGCCCACGGCCCGCAGGTCCAGGAGCGCCTGACCAAGCAGATCGCCGACTGGCTGACCGGCCAGCTGCGCCCGCGCGGGGTCGGCGTGGTCATCGAAGCCGAACACCTGTGCATGACGCTGCGCGGCGTCCAGGCGGTCGGCAGCAGCACCATCACCTCCACCCTGCTCGGCACCCTGCGCGACGACCACCGCTCGCGCGCCGAGTTCTTCACCCTGGCCGGGGTCGGCCCCCGCTGA
- a CDS encoding NAD(P)/FAD-dependent oxidoreductase: MSNTGTFVIVGAGLAGARAAQTLREEGFDGGIVVIGEEPERPYERPPLSKGLLTGGAEPDSVYVHDAGWYAAHDVDLRTDTRAVAVDRSAGEVRLADGRHLRFDKLLLATGATPRDLAAPGVDLDGVLRLRTLADSRRIAATLVDGAHLVIVGAGWIGLEVAAAARQRGVTVDVVETAALPLRRVLGDEIARVFADLHRDHGVTFHFGAEIHEIRGAGRVSSVRLVDGTELPADAVVVAVGVRPNTDLAAAAGLTVENGIVVDASLRTADPEIHAAGDVANAYHPVLRRHLRVEHWANALHGGPAAARAMLGQPVSYDALPYFYTDQYDLGMEYVGHAPPGAFDRVVVRGDLAKREFIAFWTARGRVLAGMNVNVWDVVPSIRRLVAAGPVDLDRLADPDVPLDEL, encoded by the coding sequence ATGTCGAACACCGGCACGTTCGTGATCGTGGGCGCCGGGCTCGCCGGCGCGCGGGCCGCGCAGACGCTGCGGGAGGAGGGCTTCGACGGCGGCATCGTCGTGATCGGCGAGGAGCCGGAGCGACCGTACGAGCGGCCGCCGCTGTCCAAGGGCCTGCTGACCGGCGGCGCCGAACCCGACAGCGTGTACGTGCACGACGCCGGGTGGTACGCCGCGCACGACGTCGACCTGCGCACCGACACCCGCGCCGTCGCCGTCGACCGGTCCGCCGGCGAGGTCCGGCTCGCCGACGGCCGGCACCTCCGGTTCGACAAGCTGCTGCTGGCCACCGGCGCCACGCCCCGCGACCTCGCCGCGCCCGGCGTCGACCTGGACGGGGTGCTGCGGCTGCGTACGCTCGCCGACAGCCGCCGGATCGCCGCGACGCTTGTCGACGGCGCGCACCTCGTGATCGTCGGCGCCGGATGGATCGGCCTGGAGGTCGCCGCGGCCGCCCGGCAGCGCGGCGTCACCGTCGACGTGGTCGAGACGGCCGCCCTGCCGTTGCGCCGCGTCCTCGGCGACGAGATCGCCCGGGTGTTCGCCGACCTGCACCGGGACCACGGCGTCACCTTCCACTTCGGCGCCGAGATCCACGAGATCCGCGGCGCCGGCCGCGTCTCCTCGGTCCGGCTGGTCGACGGCACCGAACTGCCGGCCGACGCCGTGGTGGTGGCCGTGGGCGTACGGCCGAACACCGACCTGGCCGCGGCGGCGGGCCTCACCGTCGAGAACGGAATCGTCGTCGACGCGTCCCTGCGCACCGCCGACCCGGAGATCCACGCCGCCGGCGACGTCGCCAACGCCTACCATCCCGTGCTGCGCCGGCACCTGCGCGTCGAGCACTGGGCCAACGCCCTGCACGGCGGCCCGGCGGCGGCCCGCGCCATGCTGGGACAGCCCGTCAGCTACGACGCTCTGCCCTACTTCTACACCGACCAGTACGACCTGGGCATGGAGTACGTGGGACACGCGCCGCCCGGGGCGTTCGACCGGGTCGTCGTCCGGGGCGACCTCGCCAAGCGGGAGTTCATCGCCTTCTGGACGGCGCGCGGACGGGTGCTCGCCGGCATGAACGTCAACGTGTGGGACGTGGTCCCGTCGATCCGGCGGCTCGTCGCGGCCGGTCCCGTGGACCTCGACCGGCTGGCCGACCCCGACGTGCCGCTCGACGAGCTGTAG
- the pepN gene encoding aminopeptidase N, producing the protein MAGAASLTQDEARERAALLTVERYDIAVDLTGMLAGGEFRATSTITFRCLTPGAGTFVDCVAEVEEATLNGEPIGPDTVRDGRIALTGLTERNTLVVTSVQRQTDRGSGVHRAVDPSDGMVYVWTTFEPDDARRAWACFDQPDLKAPFAITVTAPVDWTVLSNSGDPTVSEPSDGARTWAFPDTPPMSTYIPVVNAGPLHELRSQRGAYDLGLYARASLASMLDRDAEELFAITAAGLAFYGERFALPFPQRRYDQVFMPEFGGAMENYGCVTWSDVFVYREPPTFVERQLRAQVLLHEMAHMWFGDMVTMRWWDDLWLNESFADWACAWSAANATEFTGIWTTFLANDKQSAYLADKAPTTHPIRQPIADTDAAAATFDAITYPKGASVLKQLVAYVGEDRFVEGLRAYFRRHVWGNATLEDLFAELEGVSGRDLASWRKTWLETSGTDRLTLERHGDNLALRAVGPAGAEPRPHVLRIGLYDGREDTFTLRASAPVEVRAEFTPLSLDEADLVLLNDGDLTFASVRPEPSTLRTLVDRAGQLPTATARMLAVTTVWDMLTTGEVATEDFVRCATGALLRESTDAVVEPLLTLAVRAGEYWSPDSTRNELLASIADTCLALATDPAREQVALRTLARTATTPQQLSQLAERATTPDLRWRRLSRLAELGQVDPAEVDALEREDPNPDAWIKAVLVRAAQPTPEAKRAAWEALVEQRRVPAGMMREAGRAFWRPSAGDVLRPFADAYIAAVPSMHEGGMLWALVLSSGMFPAVGVDGSVADRLEETADREGVSALVSKSVRERVDELRRMLRARRG; encoded by the coding sequence ATGGCGGGGGCAGCCAGTCTGACGCAGGATGAGGCGCGGGAACGTGCCGCGCTGCTCACGGTCGAGAGGTACGACATCGCCGTCGATCTCACCGGCATGCTGGCGGGGGGCGAGTTCCGGGCGACCTCGACGATCACCTTCCGCTGCCTGACGCCCGGCGCCGGGACGTTTGTCGACTGTGTCGCCGAGGTGGAAGAGGCCACGCTCAACGGCGAGCCGATCGGCCCGGACACCGTCCGGGACGGGCGCATCGCCCTGACCGGCCTGACGGAGCGGAACACTCTCGTCGTCACCTCCGTGCAGCGTCAGACCGACCGCGGTTCGGGGGTGCACCGGGCGGTGGACCCGTCGGACGGCATGGTCTACGTCTGGACGACCTTCGAACCCGACGACGCTCGCCGAGCCTGGGCGTGCTTCGACCAGCCCGACCTGAAGGCGCCCTTCGCGATCACCGTCACCGCCCCGGTCGACTGGACGGTGCTGAGCAACTCCGGTGACCCCACGGTGAGTGAGCCGTCGGACGGCGCCAGGACGTGGGCCTTCCCGGACACGCCGCCGATGTCGACGTACATCCCGGTCGTCAACGCCGGGCCGCTCCACGAGCTGCGCTCGCAGCGAGGGGCTTACGACCTCGGCCTCTACGCGCGCGCGTCGTTGGCGTCGATGCTCGACCGGGACGCGGAGGAGCTGTTCGCCATCACGGCGGCAGGGCTGGCCTTCTACGGGGAGCGGTTCGCGTTGCCGTTTCCGCAGCGCCGCTACGACCAGGTGTTCATGCCCGAGTTCGGCGGCGCCATGGAGAACTACGGGTGCGTCACCTGGTCGGACGTCTTCGTCTACCGGGAGCCGCCCACATTCGTGGAGCGTCAGCTGCGGGCCCAGGTCCTGCTGCACGAGATGGCGCACATGTGGTTCGGCGACATGGTGACGATGCGCTGGTGGGACGACCTGTGGCTCAACGAGTCCTTCGCCGACTGGGCCTGCGCCTGGTCGGCGGCGAACGCCACGGAGTTCACCGGCATCTGGACCACGTTCCTCGCGAACGACAAGCAGTCGGCCTACCTCGCCGACAAGGCGCCGACCACGCATCCGATCCGGCAGCCGATCGCGGACACCGACGCGGCCGCCGCCACCTTCGACGCGATCACCTATCCGAAGGGTGCGAGCGTGCTCAAGCAGCTCGTCGCGTACGTCGGTGAGGACCGGTTCGTCGAAGGGCTGCGGGCGTACTTCCGCAGGCACGTGTGGGGGAACGCCACGCTGGAGGACCTGTTCGCCGAACTCGAGGGCGTGAGCGGGCGCGACCTGGCGTCCTGGCGCAAGACCTGGCTGGAGACCTCCGGGACCGACCGGCTCACGCTGGAGCGGCACGGCGACAACCTGGCACTGCGTGCCGTCGGGCCCGCAGGGGCCGAGCCGCGACCGCACGTGCTGCGGATCGGGCTGTACGACGGCCGGGAGGACACCTTCACGCTCCGCGCGTCCGCCCCGGTGGAGGTCCGCGCGGAGTTCACGCCGCTCTCTCTCGACGAGGCGGATCTGGTGCTGCTCAACGACGGCGACCTGACGTTCGCCTCGGTCCGGCCGGAGCCCTCCACCCTCCGTACCCTGGTCGACCGCGCCGGCCAGCTTCCGACGGCGACGGCGCGGATGCTGGCGGTCACCACGGTCTGGGACATGCTCACCACCGGGGAGGTCGCCACGGAGGACTTCGTGCGCTGTGCCACCGGAGCGCTGCTGCGGGAGTCGACGGACGCGGTGGTGGAGCCGCTGTTGACGCTCGCCGTGCGGGCGGGGGAGTACTGGTCGCCCGACAGCACCCGCAACGAGCTGCTCGCCTCGATCGCGGACACCTGTCTCGCCCTGGCCACTGACCCGGCCCGGGAGCAGGTGGCGCTGCGGACGCTGGCCCGGACCGCCACCACGCCGCAGCAGTTGTCGCAGCTCGCGGAGCGGGCGACCACGCCGGACCTGAGGTGGCGGAGGTTGTCCCGGCTGGCCGAACTCGGCCAGGTCGATCCGGCCGAGGTCGACGCTCTGGAGCGCGAGGACCCCAATCCCGATGCCTGGATCAAGGCCGTGCTGGTGCGGGCGGCGCAACCCACTCCCGAGGCCAAGCGGGCAGCCTGGGAGGCGCTCGTCGAGCAGCGGCGGGTGCCTGCGGGAATGATGCGAGAGGCGGGTCGTGCCTTCTGGCGCCCGTCTGCGGGAGACGTGCTCCGCCCGTTCGCGGATGCCTACATCGCGGCGGTGCCCTCGATGCACGAGGGCGGCATGCTGTGGGCGCTGGTGTTGTCGTCGGGGATGTTCCCCGCGGTCGGAGTGGACGGTTCGGTGGCCGACCGGCTCGAGGAGACGGCGGATCGCGAGGGCGTCAGCGCCCTGGTGTCGAAGAGCGTGCGGGAGCGCGTCGACGAGCTGCGCCGGATGCTGAGGGCCCGACGCGGGTAG
- a CDS encoding glycerophosphodiester phosphodiesterase family protein, with translation MHTSPSSGPGLRAGPATAPAPRAGSTPPASRGGRRAATYAHRGSSGMAPENTAAAFELAIAEGADYVETDVQLSADGELVIIHDVTLARTTDAQRVFADRPPWNVHDFTLAELRKLDAGGWYAAEFTGQRILTLDELLDLLGDRVGLNLELKSPAVNPGLARAVVARLRRRRDWLTPGARPRPLIVGSFDEQALQDVHTQLPDVPVSLITYDVPAGGRLTDLAGWIFSVNPDIRRLRPEDAARVVEAGLALVPWTVDSPELWRWALDLGVDGMITNYPSALNDLLDGRGPARGATGVVIEDIRYHSPGEHAVLRNVSDQPVDVSGWYLRNQASHRIVVGDNHVIPPGGLLRVHTGPGDDDSTAYHDGRASAFWNSTNGDSAGLHRADGVIVDLYAYVIRADGDTEWGRLPGAGPTHDPPVS, from the coding sequence ATGCACACGAGTCCGTCATCGGGGCCCGGCCTCCGGGCCGGGCCGGCGACGGCGCCGGCTCCCCGGGCGGGCTCGACACCGCCGGCCAGCCGTGGCGGCCGGCGCGCCGCGACGTACGCGCACCGCGGGTCGTCCGGAATGGCGCCGGAGAACACCGCGGCCGCCTTCGAGCTCGCGATCGCCGAGGGCGCCGACTACGTCGAGACCGACGTCCAGCTCAGCGCCGACGGGGAGCTGGTGATCATCCACGATGTGACCCTCGCCCGCACCACCGACGCACAGCGGGTGTTCGCCGACCGCCCACCCTGGAACGTGCACGACTTCACCCTCGCCGAGCTGAGGAAGCTCGACGCCGGCGGGTGGTACGCGGCCGAGTTCACCGGCCAGCGCATCCTCACCCTCGACGAACTGCTCGACCTGCTCGGGGACCGGGTCGGGCTGAACCTCGAACTGAAGTCCCCCGCGGTGAATCCCGGGCTGGCGCGGGCGGTCGTCGCCCGGCTGCGCCGACGCCGAGACTGGCTCACGCCGGGCGCCCGCCCGCGGCCGCTGATCGTCGGGTCCTTCGACGAGCAGGCCCTCCAGGACGTCCACACGCAGCTGCCCGACGTCCCGGTCTCGCTGATCACCTACGACGTGCCGGCGGGCGGGAGGTTGACGGACCTCGCCGGGTGGATCTTCTCGGTCAACCCGGACATCCGCCGGCTGCGGCCCGAGGACGCGGCCCGTGTCGTCGAGGCGGGCCTGGCCCTGGTGCCGTGGACGGTCGACTCGCCGGAGCTCTGGCGGTGGGCCCTGGACCTCGGCGTCGACGGCATGATCACCAACTATCCGTCCGCCCTGAACGACCTGCTGGACGGGCGGGGCCCGGCACGGGGCGCGACGGGCGTGGTCATCGAGGACATCCGGTACCACTCCCCCGGCGAGCACGCCGTGCTGCGCAACGTCTCCGACCAGCCGGTGGACGTCAGCGGCTGGTACCTGCGCAACCAGGCGTCCCACCGGATCGTGGTGGGCGACAACCACGTCATCCCGCCGGGCGGGCTGCTGCGGGTGCACACCGGCCCGGGCGACGACGACTCGACCGCCTACCACGACGGGCGTGCCAGCGCGTTCTGGAACAGCACCAACGGGGACTCCGCCGGGTTGCACCGCGCCGACGGCGTCATCGTCGACCTCTACGCCTACGTCATCCGAGCCGACGGAGACACGGAGTGGGGCCGGCTCCCCGGAGCCGGCCCCACTCACGACCCGCCGGTCAGCTGA
- a CDS encoding ABC transporter substrate-binding protein, with product MTAFVALVAAAALTACGGSGSGTDSGKDALEAPGAEVLEKATDKTTIEFWHGMKGANAAAIDKLVADFNAQSGGKVEVKAVFQGNYDETIAKYKAAVQQKNTPALVQIYDIGSRFMVDSKQTVPMYKFIDKDKYNAGDIEPNIANYYSIDGKLQSMPFNTSTPLLYLNKEAFVKAGLDPTKPPQNLDEIGELAKKLTIKDAGGKTVQYGFGAAIYGWLVEQLIATDGKEYCDNGNGRKGLATKVQFDQETGVRVAQWWADLVKGGYATNTGRKTDDAQAAFKAGTVAMHLESTGAMRGYIDAAKGKFTVLTAPYPKASSSATGGPIIGGASLWINGVGHSDKEKRAAWEFVKFASSPAQQAKWHTGTGYVPVNAKALDEQIDKDWVAQYPQFKTAVDQLHALPPSVASAGCLLGVMPQARKASEDGLEAAIVGSKPADQAMKDAAASVKPAIDSYNKSVS from the coding sequence ATGACGGCATTCGTCGCCCTGGTCGCCGCCGCCGCGCTGACGGCGTGTGGTGGGTCCGGGTCCGGCACCGATTCCGGCAAGGACGCCCTCGAAGCGCCCGGCGCGGAGGTGCTCGAGAAGGCCACCGACAAGACCACCATCGAGTTCTGGCACGGGATGAAGGGCGCCAACGCCGCGGCGATCGACAAGCTGGTCGCCGACTTCAACGCCCAGAGCGGTGGCAAGGTCGAGGTCAAGGCCGTCTTCCAGGGCAACTACGACGAGACGATCGCGAAGTACAAGGCGGCGGTGCAGCAGAAGAACACCCCCGCGCTGGTGCAGATCTACGACATCGGCTCCCGCTTCATGGTCGATTCCAAGCAGACCGTGCCGATGTACAAGTTCATCGACAAGGACAAGTACAACGCGGGCGACATCGAACCGAACATCGCCAACTACTACTCGATCGACGGCAAGCTCCAGTCGATGCCGTTCAACACCTCCACCCCGCTGCTGTACCTGAACAAGGAAGCCTTCGTGAAGGCCGGCCTCGACCCGACGAAGCCGCCGCAGAACCTCGACGAGATCGGGGAGCTGGCGAAGAAGCTGACGATCAAGGACGCCGGCGGCAAGACCGTCCAGTACGGCTTCGGCGCGGCCATCTACGGCTGGCTGGTGGAGCAGCTCATCGCCACCGACGGCAAGGAGTACTGCGACAACGGCAACGGCCGCAAGGGCCTCGCCACGAAGGTGCAGTTCGACCAGGAGACCGGCGTGCGTGTCGCGCAGTGGTGGGCGGACCTGGTGAAGGGCGGCTACGCCACGAACACCGGCCGCAAGACCGACGACGCCCAGGCCGCCTTCAAGGCCGGCACGGTGGCCATGCACCTGGAGTCCACGGGCGCCATGCGGGGCTACATCGACGCGGCGAAGGGCAAGTTCACCGTGCTCACCGCGCCGTACCCGAAGGCGAGCAGCTCGGCCACGGGCGGGCCGATCATCGGTGGCGCCTCCCTGTGGATCAACGGCGTCGGGCACAGCGACAAGGAGAAGCGGGCCGCCTGGGAGTTCGTGAAGTTCGCCTCGAGCCCGGCCCAGCAGGCCAAGTGGCACACCGGCACGGGCTACGTGCCGGTCAACGCCAAGGCGCTCGACGAGCAGATCGACAAGGACTGGGTGGCGCAGTACCCGCAGTTCAAGACCGCCGTGGACCAGCTGCACGCCCTGCCGCCGTCGGTCGCGTCGGCCGGCTGCCTGCTCGGCGTCATGCCGCAGGCCCGCAAGGCGTCCGAGGACGGCCTGGAGGCGGCGATCGTCGGCAGCAAGCCGGCCGACCAGGCCATGAAGGACGCCGCGGCGAGCGTGAAGCCCGCGATCGACAGTTACAACAAGTCGGTCAGCTGA
- a CDS encoding carbohydrate ABC transporter permease has protein sequence MKKLSFGQVAVYVVLGLAAIPVLFPIYYGFVGAVMGPGDLATYPPALVPHELHWKNISDVFDSVPLGRFYVNSAVQAGVITVAQIVTSILAAYAFAFLRLPAKAVTFALFLATLMVPWEAIIIPNYLAISGWGLARGGLTYLGLVLPFLASAFGTFLLRQAFLQFPTELRDAAVIDGCGHWRLLWRVIVPLSKPSIAAVGVYVFLSAWNQYFWPLILIRDSDFQTLQIGISQLNDAEVAQPGLVLAGVALSLLPTLAVVLFGQRYIVRGLTAGALR, from the coding sequence ATGAAGAAGCTCAGTTTCGGGCAGGTCGCCGTCTACGTCGTGCTCGGCCTGGCCGCGATCCCGGTCCTGTTCCCCATCTACTACGGCTTCGTCGGCGCCGTGATGGGCCCCGGTGACCTGGCGACCTACCCACCCGCGCTGGTGCCGCACGAACTGCACTGGAAGAACATCAGTGACGTCTTCGACTCGGTGCCGCTCGGCCGCTTCTACGTCAACTCCGCCGTCCAGGCCGGGGTCATCACGGTGGCCCAGATCGTCACGAGCATCCTGGCCGCGTACGCCTTCGCGTTCCTTCGCCTGCCGGCGAAGGCGGTGACCTTCGCGCTGTTCCTCGCCACCCTCATGGTGCCGTGGGAGGCGATCATCATCCCCAACTACCTGGCCATCTCCGGCTGGGGCCTGGCGCGGGGCGGCCTCACCTACCTCGGCCTCGTGCTGCCCTTCCTCGCCTCGGCGTTCGGCACGTTCCTGCTGCGCCAGGCGTTCCTGCAGTTCCCGACCGAGTTGCGGGACGCCGCGGTGATCGACGGGTGCGGCCACTGGCGCCTGCTGTGGCGGGTCATCGTGCCCCTGTCCAAGCCGTCGATCGCCGCGGTCGGGGTCTACGTCTTCCTCTCGGCGTGGAACCAGTACTTCTGGCCGCTGATCCTGATCCGCGACTCCGACTTCCAGACCCTGCAGATCGGCATCTCGCAGCTCAACGACGCCGAGGTGGCGCAGCCGGGCCTGGTCCTCGCCGGCGTCGCGCTGTCCCTGCTCCCCACCCTGGCCGTCGTGCTGTTCGGCCAGCGCTACATCGTCCGCGGCCTCACGGCCGGCGCGCTGCGTTAA
- a CDS encoding carbohydrate ABC transporter permease, producing the protein MPPPPTVSAPPDDRAPTTESTRSTVRRREPARFAETGLGWLLLLPSVVVFALFVFWPLGRTLYLSVHGNDLFGAPSVYVGAEHYREMLSAEFGKVLATTGLFTLFSVVPAVLGALVVVLLLEARIRGVRVLRTAFALPFAFSVATASVVFAVIYNPAIGVANGVLGSVGIDRVNWLTDPSIALPAVAAATVWMNFGYNVLVLSAGVAAISPEVVEAARLDGATGWRLASRITVPLLSPQLFFLVVVSTIHALQSFGQIHILTKGGPDQATTTLVYSIYEKAFAFGSSDFGSASAQAVVLLVVMLACTAVQFGILERRVHYR; encoded by the coding sequence GTGCCGCCCCCGCCTACCGTCAGCGCCCCACCGGACGACCGCGCGCCGACCACAGAGTCCACACGCTCCACCGTCCGCCGACGGGAGCCGGCGCGCTTCGCCGAAACCGGTCTCGGCTGGCTGCTCCTGCTCCCGTCGGTCGTCGTCTTCGCGCTGTTCGTGTTCTGGCCGCTGGGACGCACGCTCTACCTGTCCGTGCACGGCAACGACCTCTTCGGCGCCCCGTCGGTGTACGTCGGCGCCGAGCACTACCGGGAGATGCTGTCCGCCGAGTTCGGCAAGGTGCTCGCCACCACAGGCCTGTTCACGCTGTTCTCCGTGGTGCCGGCCGTCCTGGGCGCGCTGGTCGTGGTGCTGCTGCTGGAGGCGCGCATCCGCGGCGTACGCGTGCTGCGCACCGCGTTCGCGCTGCCGTTCGCGTTCTCGGTGGCCACCGCGTCGGTCGTCTTCGCCGTCATCTACAACCCGGCGATCGGCGTGGCCAACGGCGTGCTCGGATCCGTCGGGATAGACCGGGTCAACTGGCTCACCGACCCGTCGATCGCGCTGCCCGCCGTGGCCGCCGCGACGGTGTGGATGAACTTCGGCTACAACGTCCTCGTGCTCTCCGCCGGCGTCGCGGCGATCTCACCCGAGGTGGTCGAGGCGGCACGGCTGGACGGCGCGACCGGCTGGCGGTTGGCGTCCCGGATCACCGTGCCGCTGCTGTCTCCCCAGCTGTTCTTCCTCGTCGTGGTGTCCACGATCCACGCGCTGCAGAGCTTCGGGCAGATCCACATCCTGACCAAGGGCGGCCCGGACCAGGCCACCACGACGCTTGTCTACTCGATCTACGAGAAGGCGTTCGCCTTCGGGTCCTCCGACTTCGGATCAGCCAGCGCCCAGGCCGTCGTGCTGCTGGTCGTCATGCTCGCCTGCACGGCCGTCCAGTTCGGCATCCTCGAGCGGCGGGTCCACTATCGATGA
- a CDS encoding LLM class F420-dependent oxidoreductase: MRLGLHYWNFSTPADPSEMAGTLAETARIAEQAGVSAFSVMDHYFQMEFTTSAEEPMLEAYTTLGYVAGRTERMTLGVLVTGVMYRYPGLLAKIVTTLDVLSGGRARLGIGASWYDREQRGLGVPVVPVAERFERLEETLRICLQMWSDDNGRFDGRHYQLAETLNVPAPISRPHPSIMIGGGGEQKTLRLVARYADACNLFGNSPAEVAHKLDVLREHCAAEGRDYDGIDKTVLVMRPPLPDVDAFVAEVAEYAALGVTEVQTMPDRHPVEFARELAEQRVAARLADLA, from the coding sequence ATGAGGCTCGGTCTGCACTACTGGAACTTCTCCACGCCCGCCGACCCGTCCGAGATGGCCGGGACCCTGGCGGAGACCGCCCGGATCGCGGAGCAGGCCGGGGTGTCCGCGTTCAGCGTCATGGACCACTACTTCCAGATGGAGTTCACCACCTCCGCCGAGGAGCCGATGCTGGAGGCCTACACGACGCTCGGCTACGTGGCGGGCCGGACCGAACGGATGACGCTCGGCGTCCTGGTCACCGGCGTGATGTACCGCTACCCGGGCCTGCTCGCCAAGATCGTGACCACGCTGGACGTGCTGTCCGGCGGGCGGGCACGGCTCGGCATCGGCGCGTCCTGGTACGACCGTGAGCAGCGCGGCCTCGGGGTGCCGGTCGTCCCGGTCGCGGAGCGCTTCGAGCGGCTCGAGGAGACGCTGCGGATCTGCCTGCAGATGTGGAGCGACGACAACGGCCGGTTCGACGGCAGGCACTACCAGCTGGCCGAGACGCTGAACGTGCCGGCGCCGATCAGCCGGCCGCACCCCTCGATCATGATCGGCGGTGGCGGCGAGCAGAAGACCCTGCGGCTCGTGGCCCGCTACGCCGACGCCTGCAACCTGTTCGGCAACAGCCCGGCGGAGGTCGCGCACAAGCTCGACGTGCTGCGGGAACACTGCGCCGCCGAAGGCCGGGACTACGACGGCATCGACAAGACCGTGCTGGTCATGCGACCGCCCCTGCCCGACGTCGACGCGTTCGTGGCCGAGGTGGCCGAGTACGCGGCGCTCGGCGTGACCGAGGTGCAGACGATGCCCGACCGCCACCCGGTGGAGTTCGCGCGGGAGCTCGCCGAGCAGCGGGTGGCCGCGCGGCTCGCCGACCTCGCCTGA
- a CDS encoding DUF1330 domain-containing protein, which produces MPKAYWITTYRSISDAEKVAAYAKLAGPALSAAGGTFLARGLPSYAFESGRMERTTLIEFDSVDAALAAHETPAYQEALRALGDGADRDLRIIEAAS; this is translated from the coding sequence GTGCCGAAGGCCTACTGGATCACCACCTACCGGTCCATCAGCGACGCGGAGAAGGTCGCCGCGTACGCGAAGCTGGCGGGCCCGGCGCTGAGCGCCGCCGGCGGCACGTTCCTGGCGCGCGGCCTCCCGTCGTACGCGTTCGAGTCGGGCCGGATGGAGCGCACGACGCTCATCGAGTTCGACAGCGTCGACGCCGCGCTCGCCGCCCACGAGACCCCCGCCTACCAGGAGGCGCTGCGGGCGCTCGGGGACGGGGCCGACCGGGACCTGCGCATCATCGAAGCGGCGTCCTGA
- a CDS encoding copper homeostasis protein CutC produces MTTVEICVSDVPTALVAEAAGAHRLELCADLGQGGTTPSLGTVEVALRTLRRAAVRVMVRPRGGDFRVSEVEEQVMLADIAAIRGLPNPHGLAVGVVVGALTAAGGLDLAVLRRLIEAAGPLPVTVHKAFDEVGDQLRAIEELVDLGADAVLTSGGAPTALAGAPRIAALRQRAGDRLRVIAGGGIRSHNVRQVLAETGAREVHLRAPVRRDGREATDGTEVRRVVDAARDRTPVEDR; encoded by the coding sequence GTGACCACCGTCGAGATCTGCGTCAGCGACGTGCCGACGGCGCTGGTGGCCGAGGCCGCCGGCGCCCACCGGTTGGAGCTGTGCGCCGATCTCGGCCAGGGCGGCACCACCCCGAGCCTGGGGACGGTCGAGGTCGCGCTGCGGACGTTGCGCCGGGCAGCCGTACGCGTCATGGTCCGCCCCCGTGGCGGTGACTTCCGGGTGAGCGAGGTCGAGGAGCAGGTCATGCTCGCCGACATCGCGGCCATCCGCGGCCTGCCCAATCCGCACGGTCTCGCGGTCGGGGTCGTGGTCGGTGCGCTCACCGCCGCGGGCGGCCTCGACCTGGCCGTGCTGCGGCGCCTCATCGAGGCGGCGGGGCCGCTGCCGGTGACGGTGCACAAGGCCTTCGACGAGGTCGGCGACCAGCTGCGGGCGATCGAGGAGCTCGTCGACCTCGGCGCCGACGCGGTGCTCACCTCGGGTGGGGCGCCGACCGCGCTTGCCGGCGCCCCACGTATCGCGGCACTGCGGCAGCGGGCCGGCGACCGGTTGCGGGTCATCGCCGGCGGCGGCATCCGGTCGCACAACGTCCGGCAGGTGCTCGCGGAGACCGGGGCGCGGGAGGTGCACCTGCGCGCGCCGGTGCGGCGGGACGGGCGCGAGGCCACGGACGGCACCGAGGTACGGCGGGTCGTCGACGCCGCGCGTGACCGCACACCGGTCGAGGACCGTTAA